In Deinobacterium chartae, the genomic stretch GGATCACTGGCTCCGTCACGGCAGCGGCGGTGACCATTCGCTCGAAACTGCGCGAGGCCGCCTGCGTATCCTGCATGCCTGGGGCTCCAAGGACCAGCCGGGCTTCTACCGCACGCTGGCCGAGCAAGTCGGCGTGCCCCCGCTCAACGTCGGCAACACCCCGGATGGCTCCCCCACCCACAAGCTGCTGTACGCCTGCAAGGCGCTGCTCGGGGACGCACAACAGCTCGGACGCTCGCTGCAGATGTTCGATGCGGTCCTGATCGACGAGGGGCAAGACCTGGTCCACGAAAGCGAAGCCCTGCGATTCGAGGAGAAGCAGGCGTTTTACTGGCTGGCCTATCAGAGCCTCAAGCCGGTTCACGCCGAGACCCCGCTGTTCGGAGCAACTCCGCTCGAGGACGGTCCGGAGTTGCGACGGCTGATCTGGGCGTACGACGAAGCGCAAAGCCTCGATACCCTGGCAATTCCCAGCACCCGCGCACTGTTCGGGACCCGCTGGACCGAGGTCTTCGGGGCGGGCGCGTCTTACCCGGGAGGCATTCAGAAGAGCCAGGTGATGCACCGCTGCTACCGCACGCCCGGCCCGATCCTGGTCGCGGCCCACGCGCTGGGCATGGGCCTGCTGCGCGAGCAGGGCATGTTGGCCGGCCTGACCAACGCGCAGGACTGGCGCGCCATCGGCTACGAGGTGGACGGGTACTTTCGCTCGGGCAGCGAGGTGGTGCTGTACCGCCCGCGCGAGAACTCGCCGGGCCTGCTCGAGGACCTCAGCGCTGAACCGCTGATTACCTTCGACACCTATCCCGCCCGTCAGGCCGAACTCGAGGCCTTATGCAACCGCATCGCGCAGGACCTCCAGACCGAGGGCCTCGAGGCCAGCCGCAACCTGCTGGTGGTGGTGCTGGGCGAGCACCGCGAGGCGCGCATGCTGCAGGCCGAGGTATTCGCAGCGCTGCGGCGCGCGGGCCATAGCGTGTACATCCCGGGCAACCGCGACACCAACATCTTGCACCAGAAATGGCCTCAGAACGACCCCAACGGGTTCTGGCGCCCAGGAGCCATCACGGTCTCCCCCGTCATGCAGGCCAAGGGCAACGAGGCAGACGTGGTGTATGTCGTTGGAGTGGACCACGTGGCTAAGGCCGAGGACGACCTGCGGCTGCGCAACCAACTGTTCGTGGCCCTCAGCCGCAGCCGGGGCTGGGCGGTGCTGAGCGGAGCCGGGTGCAGCGACTCGAGCCTCAGCCGCGAGATCCGGCGGGTCCTCGAGGCCAGGGGCTACCTCAAGTTCCTGTACCGCCCGCCACGCAGGCAGCTGGACACCCTCGAGGCCGACTGACCGGGACCTCGAGGGCAGCGTTTCGCAACTACAAAACGAGAAGCAGCGTCGACCCTGGGTCGGCGCTGCTTGTTTCCTCGAGGATCAACCGAGTGACCTCACGCTACCCGCCCGCCCAACGCCTGAGTTAGCGGGGGTTTTCCACCATGGCGCTGCCGCCCCCGCGGCGCGTGGGTTCGGCAGCCGCGGTGACCGTCCCGTCCGGGTGGAAGTAAATGCCGGTCGCCGCGCCGATTTCTGCGGTTTCCGTGAACTTGTGCCCCAGGTTTAAGAGGGCTTGGCCGTCGTTTCCGTTGATAAAGCCCGGCTCGGCCGTGGTCGTTTCACCGTTGCGCTGCGTGGCGCGCGGCGCGGCGATCGCTTCGGGCAGGGTCATGCCGAAGTCCAGGACGTTCACGAGGCTTTGCAGGACCGTGGTGATGATGGTGCTGCCGCCCGGCGACCCGAGGGCCATGACCGGCTTGCCGTCCTTGAAGACCAGGGTGGGGCTCATGCTGCTGCGCGGGCGCTTGCCCGCCTCGGGCGCGTTCGGGTGCGGAGCGACCGCGTCGAAGTCGGTGAGTTCGTTGTTCAGCAAAAATCCGTACCCGGGCACCGTGATGCCGCTCCCGCCGGTGGACTCGATGGTGCAGGTGTACGCGACGATGTTCCCGTTCCGATCCGAAACGGTGATGTGCGTGGTGGACGTACCCTCGGTGTCCTTTGCGGCTTGTGGGCGCATCGGGTAACTGGGGTCGTTCTGGAAGGGGTAGGGGTCCCCGGGCGGGACGCTGCCCGCTGCGGCCCGGTCGCCCAGGGCTTTGCGCCGCTCGGCGGCGTACTGCTTGGAGAGCAGGCCCTCAAGCGGCAGGTCCACGAATTGCGGGTCGCCCAGGTACGCGCCACGGTCCGCGAAGGCCAGGCGGGAGGCTTCCAGGTAACGGTGCAGCGCTTCGGCGCGCGGTGCGCTGCTCAGGTCGTACCCCTCGAGCAGGTTCAGTGCGAGCGCGATGGTCGGTCCACCGCTGGACGGCATCGGCATGCCCACGATGGTGTAGCCGCGGTAGGTGCTCTGGGTGGGCTCCCGGACGATGGCCTGGTAGGCGCGCAGGTCGTCGACCGTTAGGGTGCCTTTGCGGACGTTGCGTTGGGTGCCCGGCACGGTCGGGGGTTGCTGGACGGTCTGGGCGACGGCGCTGGCGACCTCGCCACGGTAAAAGCCGTCACGGCCCTGTTCGGCGAGCAGGCGGTAGGTTTTGGCGAGGTCTGGGTTCTTAAAGGTCGAGCCCACCGCGTGCGGTTCGCCCTGCGCGTTCAGGAAGGTCGCGCGGGTGCTGCTGAACGCACCGAAGCGTTCCTGGTTGGCTTTGGTCTGGTCGAAGAACGTCTGGTCAACGGTAAAGCCGTTCTCTGCGAGGTCTATGGCGGGCTGCAGCAGCTCACGCAGGGGTTTGCTGCCAAAACGCCGCAGCGCCTCGTCCCACCCGGCAACCAGGCCGGGCACGCCCACCGAGAGGCCGCTGTTCACGCGCTCGTCGAAGGGAATGGCTTTTCCGTCCGGCCCGATGAACACGTTGGGGGTGTAGTTACGGGGCGCGGTTTCACGACTGTCGATGGTGGTGAC encodes the following:
- the ggt gene encoding gamma-glutamyltransferase; protein product: MNKAIVLSVLLLQSVTLAAPTATGQGGAVATVDENATRAALGVLSSGGNAVDAAITAAAAIGVTEPYSCGIGGGGFLVIYDAATQRVTTIDSRETAPRNYTPNVFIGPDGKAIPFDERVNSGLSVGVPGLVAGWDEALRRFGSKPLRELLQPAIDLAENGFTVDQTFFDQTKANQERFGAFSSTRATFLNAQGEPHAVGSTFKNPDLAKTYRLLAEQGRDGFYRGEVASAVAQTVQQPPTVPGTQRNVRKGTLTVDDLRAYQAIVREPTQSTYRGYTIVGMPMPSSGGPTIALALNLLEGYDLSSAPRAEALHRYLEASRLAFADRGAYLGDPQFVDLPLEGLLSKQYAAERRKALGDRAAAGSVPPGDPYPFQNDPSYPMRPQAAKDTEGTSTTHITVSDRNGNIVAYTCTIESTGGSGITVPGYGFLLNNELTDFDAVAPHPNAPEAGKRPRSSMSPTLVFKDGKPVMALGSPGGSTIITTVLQSLVNVLDFGMTLPEAIAAPRATQRNGETTTAEPGFINGNDGQALLNLGHKFTETAEIGAATGIYFHPDGTVTAAAEPTRRGGGSAMVENPR
- a CDS encoding DEAD/DEAH box helicase; this encodes MSDFIVTEPFGLAGETGEARVFDAVKQAFSRRNALGFWRYPIVTRSSVKEPDILIADPEYGVVILEVKSLPINHLEGIYGYRWNLRVPYFGRHYMNPFEQARQQVQALLDRMDGRPELGRVPARALVALPLIARQEWEAAGFDQLLNETPLLFADELTPGQILRAIERTPRIRYGEPLDDAQWQALRRALGTGDNLPSRGAAPVTSPAPATMTASPPRLRRADLIERVRAAVREFDLQQEQIAKTIPPGPQRIRGIAGSGKTVLLAQKAANMHLKHPDWDIALVFFCRSLYDQIRTQVDHWLRHGSGGDHSLETARGRLRILHAWGSKDQPGFYRTLAEQVGVPPLNVGNTPDGSPTHKLLYACKALLGDAQQLGRSLQMFDAVLIDEGQDLVHESEALRFEEKQAFYWLAYQSLKPVHAETPLFGATPLEDGPELRRLIWAYDEAQSLDTLAIPSTRALFGTRWTEVFGAGASYPGGIQKSQVMHRCYRTPGPILVAAHALGMGLLREQGMLAGLTNAQDWRAIGYEVDGYFRSGSEVVLYRPRENSPGLLEDLSAEPLITFDTYPARQAELEALCNRIAQDLQTEGLEASRNLLVVVLGEHREARMLQAEVFAALRRAGHSVYIPGNRDTNILHQKWPQNDPNGFWRPGAITVSPVMQAKGNEADVVYVVGVDHVAKAEDDLRLRNQLFVALSRSRGWAVLSGAGCSDSSLSREIRRVLEARGYLKFLYRPPRRQLDTLEAD